The following proteins are encoded in a genomic region of Leptolyngbya ohadii IS1:
- a CDS encoding PAS domain-containing sensor histidine kinase, producing MADYNRAVTETWLAGEGEIRAWLRSHATHPTDHIHNFQITLGTVETWSQSLKTALSILLNAELPTFIVWGSDRILFYNDAFLAVLRECNMSISCGQSVNESWDQNWKQVRLNVERVFTTGQSLQREQTLIPVNQNNSTKSLLFEWSYSALWDESGQIGGVFATGFQASSLLTNQSPASAIEVVQPPSGITLQQTLQELTHHIETSPLATICWDREFRVTFWSKRAENIFGWTDEEVIGKTPFDWQFVFEADREQVNQIVAQLLNGVSTTCHNRNYRKDGSLVFCEWYNSTLVDEQGNLVSMLSFALDVTDRKQAEAALQASEPRFKRYERIVSATADAISLIDCQYRYQIVNQVYLDWHQKSYTEIVGHSVSELVDQEVFATVIQPRLDRCLAGETVQYNDWFEFPGLGRQFLSVTYSPYREADRDISGVVVSIRNITPLKQAEEAVRQSEQRFQEIAQTISQLFFIRSAITGEFIYISPAYERIWGRSCESLYQNPNSWVESIHSDDRSLVVQSLADQFAGNSVQREYRIIQPSGAVHWISAQISLVQDESGNPLHFIGFAKDISDRKAAEFALQQNEARYLAILEDQTELITRFKFDGTLLFVNDAYCRYFGITKEQSIEFNYKLIIYPDDQAAIDRCLATLSPENPVGVVENRVFRHGSVRWTQWTNHAIYDSQGNLLELQSVGRDIDDRKQAELQVQEALVEKEVLLQEVYHRVKNNLQLIQSMLQMQQRRLKNPEAVQALQDSWNRIMTISLVHEILYQSDNLAQINLKDYIPTLVQHIATFYHVTAPAVVVKTDVESIIVSMKKAICCGLILNELVTNALKYAFPGKKSGQILVEVTVDHTQFENTVIITVQDNGSGLPKTIDLPGVKTLGLTLVQDFVDQLRGAITIESRHGCLFRITFNLES from the coding sequence ATGGCTGACTATAACAGGGCAGTTACTGAAACCTGGCTTGCAGGGGAAGGAGAGATCAGAGCGTGGTTGCGATCGCACGCGACCCATCCGACAGATCACATCCATAACTTTCAGATAACGTTGGGTACTGTTGAAACCTGGAGCCAGAGCCTCAAAACTGCCCTTAGTATTCTGCTGAATGCGGAGTTGCCTACTTTTATCGTCTGGGGCAGCGATCGCATTCTGTTCTACAATGATGCGTTTCTCGCTGTGTTAAGGGAATGCAATATGTCTATCTCCTGTGGGCAATCTGTGAATGAGAGTTGGGATCAGAATTGGAAGCAGGTGCGATTGAATGTAGAGCGAGTTTTTACAACCGGACAATCCTTGCAACGAGAACAAACATTAATTCCGGTGAACCAGAACAATTCCACCAAAAGCTTGCTATTTGAGTGGTCGTATAGTGCTCTTTGGGATGAAAGTGGGCAAATTGGGGGAGTCTTTGCAACAGGATTTCAAGCTTCTTCCCTTTTGACAAATCAATCTCCTGCTTCTGCCATAGAAGTTGTGCAACCGCCATCTGGAATTACGCTGCAACAAACCCTACAAGAATTAACCCATCACATTGAAACCTCGCCTTTAGCCACCATTTGCTGGGATCGAGAATTTCGAGTTACCTTCTGGTCTAAACGAGCAGAGAATATATTTGGGTGGACAGATGAGGAAGTGATCGGTAAAACTCCTTTTGATTGGCAGTTTGTCTTTGAAGCGGATCGAGAACAGGTCAATCAGATCGTGGCTCAATTACTCAATGGAGTTAGTACAACGTGTCATAACCGAAATTACCGCAAAGATGGTTCATTGGTGTTCTGTGAGTGGTATAACTCTACCCTGGTGGATGAACAGGGGAATTTAGTCTCAATGTTGTCGTTTGCCCTAGATGTCACCGATCGCAAACAAGCAGAAGCCGCGCTGCAAGCCAGCGAGCCCCGCTTTAAACGATATGAGCGAATTGTTTCTGCTACTGCCGATGCCATCTCCCTGATCGATTGCCAGTATCGGTATCAGATCGTCAACCAGGTATATCTGGATTGGCATCAAAAATCTTACACTGAGATTGTCGGGCATTCGGTCAGCGAACTTGTCGATCAGGAGGTGTTTGCAACGGTCATTCAACCCCGTCTCGATCGCTGTCTTGCCGGAGAAACAGTGCAATATAATGATTGGTTCGAGTTTCCGGGGTTGGGACGGCAGTTTTTGAGCGTCACCTATTCCCCTTATCGAGAGGCAGATCGGGACATCTCTGGAGTGGTTGTGAGTATACGAAATATCACTCCCTTAAAACAAGCAGAAGAAGCCGTGCGGCAGAGCGAACAGCGGTTTCAGGAGATTGCTCAAACTATTAGCCAACTGTTCTTTATTCGTTCAGCAATAACAGGAGAGTTCATTTATATCAGTCCCGCTTATGAACGCATTTGGGGGCGCAGCTGCGAAAGTTTATATCAAAATCCCAACTCCTGGGTAGAATCCATTCATTCCGACGACCGCTCTTTGGTAGTTCAATCATTAGCGGATCAATTTGCTGGAAATTCGGTTCAAAGGGAATATCGAATTATCCAACCAAGTGGTGCAGTTCACTGGATCTCGGCTCAAATTAGTCTAGTACAAGATGAATCTGGGAATCCATTACATTTCATTGGATTTGCAAAAGATATTAGCGATCGCAAAGCGGCTGAATTTGCCCTACAACAAAATGAAGCCCGCTATCTAGCAATTCTAGAAGATCAAACAGAACTAATTACCCGATTTAAATTCGATGGTACCTTGCTGTTTGTCAACGATGCATATTGTCGTTATTTTGGAATCACCAAAGAGCAGAGCATTGAGTTCAATTATAAGCTCATCATTTATCCAGATGATCAAGCGGCAATCGATCGGTGTTTAGCAACATTGTCACCCGAAAATCCAGTTGGTGTTGTAGAGAATCGTGTCTTCAGGCACGGTTCTGTGCGATGGACGCAATGGACAAATCACGCAATTTATGACTCTCAAGGAAATTTGCTGGAACTTCAATCAGTTGGGCGGGATATTGACGATCGCAAACAGGCAGAACTTCAGGTACAGGAAGCTCTGGTAGAAAAAGAAGTGTTACTACAAGAGGTCTATCACCGGGTTAAAAATAACCTGCAACTGATCCAGAGTATGCTCCAAATGCAACAACGACGGCTCAAGAACCCAGAAGCAGTCCAGGCATTACAAGATAGCTGGAACCGGATCATGACCATTAGCCTAGTGCATGAAATTCTATATCAATCAGATAACCTGGCACAAATTAATCTGAAAGACTATATTCCTACTCTGGTGCAGCATATTGCCACTTTTTACCACGTCACTGCTCCCGCAGTAGTCGTGAAAACTGACGTGGAATCCATTATTGTCTCCATGAAAAAAGCAATTTGCTGCGGCTTGATCTTAAATGAACTGGTTACAAACGCGCTAAAATATGCTTTTCCTGGGAAGAAATCGGGACAGATTTTGGTTGAAGTGACGGTTGACCATACTCAATTCGAGAACACAGTTATCATAACAGTCCAAGATAATGGAAGCGGGCTTCCGAAAACGATTGATCTACCTGGAGTTAAAACATTAGGTCTTACTCTGGTTCAAGATTTTGTTGATCAGTTGCGAGGTGCGATTACCATTGAGTCAAGGCATGGATGTTTATTTCGCATTACGTTTAACTTAGAGTCATGA